From Rhinatrema bivittatum chromosome 5, aRhiBiv1.1, whole genome shotgun sequence, the proteins below share one genomic window:
- the RAB9A gene encoding ras-related protein Rab-9A isoform X2, which produces MAAKSSLLKVILLGDGGVGKSSLMNRYVTNKFDTQLFHTIGVEFLNKDLEVDSHFVTMQIWDTAGQERFRSLRTPFYRGSDCCLLTFSVDDLQSFQNLGNWKKEFIYYADVKEPESFPFVVLGNKVDIIDRQVSTEEAQAWCRDNGNHPYFETSAKDATNVSVAFEEAVRRVLAIEDRLDHLIQTDTVNLHRKPKPTSSCC; this is translated from the coding sequence ATGGCAGCAAAGTCATCTCTCCTGAAAGTGATCCTCTTGGGTGACGGAGGAGTCGGGAAGAGCTCACTGATGAATAGATATGTCACCAACAAGTTTGATACGCAGCTGTTCCACACAATAGGCGTGGAGTTTTTAAACAAAGACTTGGAAGTGGATAGCCATTTTGTGACAATGCAGATTTGGGACACAGCAGGCCAAGAGCGGTTCAGGAGCCTGCGGACTCCATTTTACAGAGGCTCAGACTGCTGCCTTCTGACATTCAGTGTAGACGACTtacaaagctttcaaaatttgggcAATTGGAAGAAGGAATTCATTTACTATGCGGATGTCAAAGAGCCTGAGAGCTTTCCCTTTGTCGTTTTGGGAAACAAAGTTGACATTATTGATCGGCAGGTGTCTACAGAAGAAGCCCAGGCTTGGTGCAGGGACAACGGCAATCATCCTTATTTTGAAACAAGTGCAAAAGATGCCACTAATGTTTCTGTAGCCTTTGAAGAGGCTGTTCGAAGAGTTCTTGCAATTGAAGATAGATTGGATCACTTGATTCAGACAGATACTGTAAATCTTCACAGAAAGCCTAAACCCACCTCTTCCTGCTGTTAA
- the RAB9A gene encoding ras-related protein Rab-9A isoform X1, producing MDLSSFVCLLRAMAAKSSLLKVILLGDGGVGKSSLMNRYVTNKFDTQLFHTIGVEFLNKDLEVDSHFVTMQIWDTAGQERFRSLRTPFYRGSDCCLLTFSVDDLQSFQNLGNWKKEFIYYADVKEPESFPFVVLGNKVDIIDRQVSTEEAQAWCRDNGNHPYFETSAKDATNVSVAFEEAVRRVLAIEDRLDHLIQTDTVNLHRKPKPTSSCC from the coding sequence GATTTAAGTTCATTTGTCTGTCTTCTAAGAGCAATGGCAGCAAAGTCATCTCTCCTGAAAGTGATCCTCTTGGGTGACGGAGGAGTCGGGAAGAGCTCACTGATGAATAGATATGTCACCAACAAGTTTGATACGCAGCTGTTCCACACAATAGGCGTGGAGTTTTTAAACAAAGACTTGGAAGTGGATAGCCATTTTGTGACAATGCAGATTTGGGACACAGCAGGCCAAGAGCGGTTCAGGAGCCTGCGGACTCCATTTTACAGAGGCTCAGACTGCTGCCTTCTGACATTCAGTGTAGACGACTtacaaagctttcaaaatttgggcAATTGGAAGAAGGAATTCATTTACTATGCGGATGTCAAAGAGCCTGAGAGCTTTCCCTTTGTCGTTTTGGGAAACAAAGTTGACATTATTGATCGGCAGGTGTCTACAGAAGAAGCCCAGGCTTGGTGCAGGGACAACGGCAATCATCCTTATTTTGAAACAAGTGCAAAAGATGCCACTAATGTTTCTGTAGCCTTTGAAGAGGCTGTTCGAAGAGTTCTTGCAATTGAAGATAGATTGGATCACTTGATTCAGACAGATACTGTAAATCTTCACAGAAAGCCTAAACCCACCTCTTCCTGCTGTTAA